A window of Methylomonas sp. 11b genomic DNA:
TACGCGCAGGCCGGGGCCAAGCTGCTGCTGTTACTAATCGGTGGCGACAAGCGCAAACAACAGGGCGACATCGACAAAGCCGTTGCCTATTGGAAAGACTGGAAGCAGAGAACAGACCATGAGTGAAGCATCAAAACCACACGACCAAACGGTTATCGAGCTATTACGCGAAGATCCTGATTTTGCCAATGAATATCTAGCGGCAGCGTTAGAAGAGGTTGACCAGCCCGGTGGCCGCGAAGCGTTATTGGCGGCACTACGCCAGATTGCGGAAGCGCAAGGTATGGCGGAAGTTGCCGAGCGGGCGGGTATTAAACGCGAAAGCTTATACCGGGCCTTGTCGCCCAAAGGTAACCCCACCATCAAAACCCTGCTAGCCGTTACTAAGGCGGTCGGGCTGAAACTATCGGTACATCGCCAGACGGCAGCATGACCGCCCAATTTAACCCACCCCATCCGGGCAGTATTTTGAAAGAGGACGTTTTACCCGAGCTGGGTATTGGCGTTACCGATGCGGCTGCGCAATTGGGTGTATCCCGCGTGGCATTATCGAGGGTCATCAACGGCAAGGCGGCGATCAGCGCAGAAATGGCGATTCGATTGGAAGCGTGGACCAGTGGCCCGACTGCCGAAACGTGGGTGCGTATGCAGGCCGAGTATGACCTATGGCAGGCTCGCCACAAACCACGCCCCAATGTCACGCCGGCGCCTCGACCAGAGGCGGCGTAACCTGTTTTACCAAGCCTAGATCGGCCAATCGAAAAGCGGATTTCTCACCCGCCTGGCTTGGTAACTATTTGTGAGAGTGACACTTGAGAGGTGTTAATGGACGATAACGTATTAGATTGGATTAAACAAAACGGCTTACCTTGGGGTGCTAGGCATTTATTTGTTTATGATGATCCCGTTGGTTATGGGTACGATCATTGTTTTGATTTAAATGATCATGAATTTGATTCTGTTAGGAAAGTTTTAAATAGCAAAAAAGTAAATTTAATACCACCGTTGTGCGAGCTAGATGGAATATTAAACAGTGACGAGCAATGGATGGCATTTTCATTTGGTTTGTTGTTGGCTGGATTTAATTGGTCATCATGCGAGGCAAAAAAAGACGCTGAAATAATGAGAGAGAAGAAGCTTATTTACCAAGAAATTAGTTCAAAATCTATTGAGTT
This region includes:
- a CDS encoding HigA family addiction module antitoxin, translated to MTAQFNPPHPGSILKEDVLPELGIGVTDAAAQLGVSRVALSRVINGKAAISAEMAIRLEAWTSGPTAETWVRMQAEYDLWQARHKPRPNVTPAPRPEAA
- a CDS encoding addiction module antidote protein codes for the protein MSEASKPHDQTVIELLREDPDFANEYLAAALEEVDQPGGREALLAALRQIAEAQGMAEVAERAGIKRESLYRALSPKGNPTIKTLLAVTKAVGLKLSVHRQTAA